The Panicum virgatum strain AP13 chromosome 5K, P.virgatum_v5, whole genome shotgun sequence genome has a window encoding:
- the LOC120709139 gene encoding histone-lysine N-methyltransferase, H3 lysine-9 specific SUVH4-like isoform X1, which translates to MATMDSVAVMEVAPVPDPTFIDATPLPPPPPPPAPLAALALRRSARCLNRPVRPSYAEQEPPKPPSGRGRGKRKRDEEKLEQAAAQGAKSPGRRASNAEPGERKPVPVIAAVPISCAGAAPAAAEDDGMGTGKSAKLRVKETLRAFTSHYLHFVQEEQKRAQAALLEIEAKGGLKRQTKGSKKKGGKQEVEVEEREKRPSKRPDLKAITKMQETNAVLYPEKRIGHLPGIDVGDQFYSRAEMVVLGIHSHWLNGIDYMGMKYQGKKGYENLTFPLATCIVMSGIYEDDLDKADEIIYTGQGGNDLLGNHRQIQSQQLKRGNLALKNSRDNGNPIRVIRGHSSKTSYTGKVYTYDGLYKVVDDWVQNGLQGHVVFKYKLKRLEGQPSLTTSEVRFTRAEAPTTISELPGLVCDDISGGQENLPIPATNLVDDPPVPPSGFTYLKSLKIAKGIKIPSNIIGCDCEGDCASNKNCLCAQRNGSDLPYVSYKNIGRLVEPKAVVFECGANCSCNHNCVNRTSQQGLQYRLEVFKTASKGWGVRTWDTILPGAPICEYTGVLRRTDDLDGLQNNYCFDIDCLQTMKGLDGREKRAGSEMHLPNLHPENDSEAPPAPEYCIDASSIGNFARFINHSCQPNLFVQCVLSSHNDVKLAKVMLFAADTILPLQELSYDYGYRLDSVVGPDGEIVKLPCHCGAPDCRKRLY; encoded by the exons ATGGCGACGATGGATTCGGTGGCTGTGATGGaggtggcgccggtgccggaTCCAACATTCATCGACGCCactcccctgccgccgccgccgccgccacccgcgccgtTGGCGGCGCTTGCGCTGCGCCGCAGCGCTCGCTGCCTTAACAGGCCGGTCCGGCCCAGCTACGCGGAGCAGGAGCCGCCCAAGCCGCCCAGCGGCCGCGGCCGTGGCAAGAGGAAGAGGGACGAGGAGAAGctggagcaggcggcggcgcagggtgcTAAGAGCCCGGGCAGGAGGGCCTCCAACGCTGAGCCTGGGGAGAGGAAGCCGGTGCCGGTGATTGCGGCGGTGCCAATTTCTTGCGCTGGTGCTGCTCCAGCTGCTGCGGAAGATGATGGGATGGGGACTGGGAAGAGCGCCAAGCTGAGGGTGAAGGAGACACTAAGGGCGTTCACCAGTCACTACCTCCACTTTGTGCAG GAGGAGCAGAAAAGAGCGCAGGCTGCACTACTAGAAATTGAGGCTAAAGGTGGCCTGAAACGTCAGACAAAGGGTAGTAAAAAG AAGGGTGGTAAACAGGAGGTTGAAgttgaggagagagagaaacgcCCATCAAAACGGCCTGACCTCAAGGCAATCACGAAG ATGCAAGAAACCAATGCTGTCCTTTATCCAGAGAAGAGGATAGGACATCTACCAG GGATTGATGTTGGAGATCAATTTTATTCTCGTGCAGAAATGGTTGTGTTAGGCATCCACAGCCATTGGCTTAATGGGATTGACTACATGGGAATGAAGTACCAAGGAAAG AAGGGGTATGAGAACTTAACTTTCCCACTGGCCACATGTATCGTAATGTCTGGGATATATGAAGATGATCTTGATAAGGCTGATGAAATTATTTATACGGGTCAAGGAGGAAATGATTTACTTGGTAACCATCGCCAAATTCAGTCTCAACAGTTGAAACGTGGAAATTTAGCGTTGAAG AATAGCAGGGATAATGGTAATCCTATCCGAGTTATTCGGGGTCATTCATCAAAGACTAGCTATACTGGTAAAGTTTACACCTATGATGGACTTTACAAG GTTGTAGATGACTGGGTGCAGAACGGACTGCAAGGTCATGTTGTTTTCAAGTATAAATTGAAGCGGCTTGAGGGTCAGCCATCATTGACAACTTCTGAG GTGCGATTTACTCGAGCTGAAGCGCCCACAACTATTTCTGAATTACCTGG TTTGGTTTGTGACGACATTTCTGGAGGGCAAGAAAATCTTCCAATTCCTGCTACTAACTTAGTTGATGACCCGCCTGTTCCCCCTTCTG GTTTCACGTACCTGAAGTCTCTAAAAATTGCAAAGGGCATCAAGATCCCGTCTAATATTATTGGCTGTGATTGTGAAGGAGATTGTGCTAGCAACAAAAACTGTTTATGTGCTCAGCGCAATGGTTCTGATCTTCCTTACGTATCATATAAGAATATTGGCAG GTTGGTGGAGCCCAAAGCAGTTGTATTTGAATGTGGGGCTAACTGCAGCTGCAACCACAACTGTGTGAACAGAACATCTCAACAAGGATTGCAGTATCGCCTAGAG GTCTTCAAGACAGCTTCAAAAGGTTGGGGTGTCAGGACTTGGGACACTATCCTCCCTGGGGCTCCCATCTGTGAGTACACTGGGGTGTTGAGGAGGACTGATGATTTGGATGGTTTGCAGAACAACTATTGTTTTGACATCGACTGTCTTCAAACCATGAAGGGTTTGGATGGAAGGGAG AAAAGAGCTGGCTCTGAAATGCACCTGCCCAACCTCCATCCTGAGAATGATTCAGAGGCACCGCCTGCGCCAGAGTACTGCATAGATGCCAGTTCTATTGGCAATTTCGCAAGGTTCATAAACCACAGTTGCCAACCTAACCTTTTTGTCCAATGCGTCTTGAGCTCGCACAATGACGTTAAGCTGGCAAAAGTAATGCTTTTTGCTGCTGACACTATACTTCCTCTTCAG GAGCTATCCTATGACTATGGTTATCGCTTGGACAGTGTCGTTGGGCCTGATGGAGAAATTGTGAAGCTGCCTTGCCACTGTGGTGCTCCTGACTGCCGGAAACGCCTCTACTAG
- the LOC120709139 gene encoding histone-lysine N-methyltransferase, H3 lysine-9 specific SUVH4-like isoform X2: protein MATMDSVAVMEVAPVPDPTFIDATPLPPPPPPPAPLAALALRRSARCLNRPVRPSYAEQEPPKPPSGRGRGKRKRDEEKLEQAAAQGAKSPGRRASNAEPGERKPVPVIAAVPISCAGAAPAAAEDDGMGTGKSAKLRVKETLRAFTSHYLHFVQEEQKRAQAALLEIEAKGGLKRQTKGSKKGGKQEVEVEEREKRPSKRPDLKAITKMQETNAVLYPEKRIGHLPGIDVGDQFYSRAEMVVLGIHSHWLNGIDYMGMKYQGKKGYENLTFPLATCIVMSGIYEDDLDKADEIIYTGQGGNDLLGNHRQIQSQQLKRGNLALKNSRDNGNPIRVIRGHSSKTSYTGKVYTYDGLYKVVDDWVQNGLQGHVVFKYKLKRLEGQPSLTTSEVRFTRAEAPTTISELPGLVCDDISGGQENLPIPATNLVDDPPVPPSGFTYLKSLKIAKGIKIPSNIIGCDCEGDCASNKNCLCAQRNGSDLPYVSYKNIGRLVEPKAVVFECGANCSCNHNCVNRTSQQGLQYRLEVFKTASKGWGVRTWDTILPGAPICEYTGVLRRTDDLDGLQNNYCFDIDCLQTMKGLDGREKRAGSEMHLPNLHPENDSEAPPAPEYCIDASSIGNFARFINHSCQPNLFVQCVLSSHNDVKLAKVMLFAADTILPLQELSYDYGYRLDSVVGPDGEIVKLPCHCGAPDCRKRLY from the exons ATGGCGACGATGGATTCGGTGGCTGTGATGGaggtggcgccggtgccggaTCCAACATTCATCGACGCCactcccctgccgccgccgccgccgccacccgcgccgtTGGCGGCGCTTGCGCTGCGCCGCAGCGCTCGCTGCCTTAACAGGCCGGTCCGGCCCAGCTACGCGGAGCAGGAGCCGCCCAAGCCGCCCAGCGGCCGCGGCCGTGGCAAGAGGAAGAGGGACGAGGAGAAGctggagcaggcggcggcgcagggtgcTAAGAGCCCGGGCAGGAGGGCCTCCAACGCTGAGCCTGGGGAGAGGAAGCCGGTGCCGGTGATTGCGGCGGTGCCAATTTCTTGCGCTGGTGCTGCTCCAGCTGCTGCGGAAGATGATGGGATGGGGACTGGGAAGAGCGCCAAGCTGAGGGTGAAGGAGACACTAAGGGCGTTCACCAGTCACTACCTCCACTTTGTGCAG GAGGAGCAGAAAAGAGCGCAGGCTGCACTACTAGAAATTGAGGCTAAAGGTGGCCTGAAACGTCAGACAAAGGGTAGTAAAAAG GGTGGTAAACAGGAGGTTGAAgttgaggagagagagaaacgcCCATCAAAACGGCCTGACCTCAAGGCAATCACGAAG ATGCAAGAAACCAATGCTGTCCTTTATCCAGAGAAGAGGATAGGACATCTACCAG GGATTGATGTTGGAGATCAATTTTATTCTCGTGCAGAAATGGTTGTGTTAGGCATCCACAGCCATTGGCTTAATGGGATTGACTACATGGGAATGAAGTACCAAGGAAAG AAGGGGTATGAGAACTTAACTTTCCCACTGGCCACATGTATCGTAATGTCTGGGATATATGAAGATGATCTTGATAAGGCTGATGAAATTATTTATACGGGTCAAGGAGGAAATGATTTACTTGGTAACCATCGCCAAATTCAGTCTCAACAGTTGAAACGTGGAAATTTAGCGTTGAAG AATAGCAGGGATAATGGTAATCCTATCCGAGTTATTCGGGGTCATTCATCAAAGACTAGCTATACTGGTAAAGTTTACACCTATGATGGACTTTACAAG GTTGTAGATGACTGGGTGCAGAACGGACTGCAAGGTCATGTTGTTTTCAAGTATAAATTGAAGCGGCTTGAGGGTCAGCCATCATTGACAACTTCTGAG GTGCGATTTACTCGAGCTGAAGCGCCCACAACTATTTCTGAATTACCTGG TTTGGTTTGTGACGACATTTCTGGAGGGCAAGAAAATCTTCCAATTCCTGCTACTAACTTAGTTGATGACCCGCCTGTTCCCCCTTCTG GTTTCACGTACCTGAAGTCTCTAAAAATTGCAAAGGGCATCAAGATCCCGTCTAATATTATTGGCTGTGATTGTGAAGGAGATTGTGCTAGCAACAAAAACTGTTTATGTGCTCAGCGCAATGGTTCTGATCTTCCTTACGTATCATATAAGAATATTGGCAG GTTGGTGGAGCCCAAAGCAGTTGTATTTGAATGTGGGGCTAACTGCAGCTGCAACCACAACTGTGTGAACAGAACATCTCAACAAGGATTGCAGTATCGCCTAGAG GTCTTCAAGACAGCTTCAAAAGGTTGGGGTGTCAGGACTTGGGACACTATCCTCCCTGGGGCTCCCATCTGTGAGTACACTGGGGTGTTGAGGAGGACTGATGATTTGGATGGTTTGCAGAACAACTATTGTTTTGACATCGACTGTCTTCAAACCATGAAGGGTTTGGATGGAAGGGAG AAAAGAGCTGGCTCTGAAATGCACCTGCCCAACCTCCATCCTGAGAATGATTCAGAGGCACCGCCTGCGCCAGAGTACTGCATAGATGCCAGTTCTATTGGCAATTTCGCAAGGTTCATAAACCACAGTTGCCAACCTAACCTTTTTGTCCAATGCGTCTTGAGCTCGCACAATGACGTTAAGCTGGCAAAAGTAATGCTTTTTGCTGCTGACACTATACTTCCTCTTCAG GAGCTATCCTATGACTATGGTTATCGCTTGGACAGTGTCGTTGGGCCTGATGGAGAAATTGTGAAGCTGCCTTGCCACTGTGGTGCTCCTGACTGCCGGAAACGCCTCTACTAG
- the LOC120710819 gene encoding trihelix transcription factor ASR3-like — MMSANENSPPVEAAAAASTPRSRLPRWTRHETLVLIQARRAMERRGLALPVPVRPWPKWAAVSAYCRRHGVERGPMQCRKRWGNLSWDLKKIVAWEGKAAGAGAAPPQLHESFWDMRGDQRRARQLPSSFDREVYDALVCGTSAAAGEDAAAPPGFGDGELDGVYRQPPIMVMPISARKYEPPPASSEHECSGPVTESDKKAGAAASDKNSTSQHDGGGFKDSDATFVAEAEGATTATPAAATASIGKQVIEALERGNRALAQQLEAQTSSWRADREQRAALLGALDRLAGAVARIADKL; from the exons ATGATGTCTGCCAACGAGAACTCGCCGCCGGtcgaggccgcggccgccgcctcgacgccaCGGTCGCGGCTGCCCCGGTGGACGCGGCACGAGACGCTGGTCCTGATCCAGGCGAGGCGCGCCATGGAGCGGCGCGGCCTGGcgctgccggtgccggtgcggcCGTGGCCCAAGTGGGCGGCGGTGTCGGCCTACTGCCGGCGCCACGGCGTGGAGCGCGGCCCCATGCAGTGCCGGAAGCGGTGGGGCAACCTGTCATGGGACCTCAAGAAGATCGTCGCGTGGGAGGggaaggccgccggcgccggcgccgcgccgccgcagctgcacGAGTCGTTCTGGGACATGCGCGGCGACCAGCGGCGCGCCAGGCAGCTGCCGTCGTCCTTCGACCGCGAGGTGTACGACGCGCTCGTCTGCGGcacgtcggccgccgccggcgaggacgccgccgcgccgccgggcttCGGCGACGGGGAGCTGGACGGGGTGTACCGGCAACCGCCCATCATGGTCATGCCCATATCAG CAAGGAAGTACGAGCCACCACCTGCCTCCTCTGAACACGAATGCTCTGGTCCAG TGACGGAGAGCGACAAgaaggccggcgcggcggcgtcggacaAGAACTCGACGTCGCAGCACGACGGCGGGGGCTTCAAGGACAGCGACGCGACGTTCGTGGCCGAGGCAGAGGGCGCCAccacggcgacgccggcggcggcgacggcgagcatcGGGAAGCAGGTGATCGAGGCCCTGGAGCGGGGCAACCGAGCGCTGGCGCAGCAGCTGGAGGCGCAGACGAGCAGCTGGCGCGCGGACAGGGAGCAGAGGGCGGCGCTCCTCGGCGCGCTGGacaggctcgccggcgccgtcgccagGATCGCCGACAAGCTCTGA
- the LOC120709141 gene encoding uncharacterized protein LOC120709141 isoform X1, with the protein MDMVLEHGGDEDDRGSESSKGSSSASSDATVSSTASKLQALRLAEDLSLPSVQVVVMSANMGCSHCRQRVANVVSKMNAGLLDYMVDFGKKEVTVRGKVVPAKKRKKHKNPFAASPSTSPGHARTLSWFLGCYGS; encoded by the exons ATGGACATGGTGCTGGAGCATGGAGGGGACGAAGATGACAGAGGGAGCGAGTCGTCCAAGGGGAGCTCGAGTGCTTCGTCGGATGCAACCGTTAGCAGCACagcgagcaagctgcaagcTCTGAGACTTGCAGAGGACCTCTCCCTGCCGTCG GTGCAGGTGGTTGTGATGAGCGCCAACATGGGGTGCTCCCACTGCCGACAGCGGGTCGCCAACGTCGTCTCCAAGATGAACG CAGGGCtgctggattacatggtggaTTTCGGGAAGAAGGAGGTGACGGTGAGAGGGAAGGTGGTGCCggccaagaagaggaagaagcacAAGAACCCGTTCGCGGCGTCGCCATCGACATCGCCCGGCCACGCCAGGACGCTGTCCTGGTTTTTGGGATGCTACGGCTCATAG
- the LOC120709141 gene encoding uncharacterized protein LOC120709141 isoform X2, whose product MDMVLEHGGDEDDRGSESSKGSSSASSDATVSSTASKLQALRLAEDLSLPSVQVVVMSANMGCSHCRQRVANVVSKMNGLLDYMVDFGKKEVTVRGKVVPAKKRKKHKNPFAASPSTSPGHARTLSWFLGCYGS is encoded by the exons ATGGACATGGTGCTGGAGCATGGAGGGGACGAAGATGACAGAGGGAGCGAGTCGTCCAAGGGGAGCTCGAGTGCTTCGTCGGATGCAACCGTTAGCAGCACagcgagcaagctgcaagcTCTGAGACTTGCAGAGGACCTCTCCCTGCCGTCG GTGCAGGTGGTTGTGATGAGCGCCAACATGGGGTGCTCCCACTGCCGACAGCGGGTCGCCAACGTCGTCTCCAAGATGAACG GGCtgctggattacatggtggaTTTCGGGAAGAAGGAGGTGACGGTGAGAGGGAAGGTGGTGCCggccaagaagaggaagaagcacAAGAACCCGTTCGCGGCGTCGCCATCGACATCGCCCGGCCACGCCAGGACGCTGTCCTGGTTTTTGGGATGCTACGGCTCATAG